The genomic interval tagaacgcggagatatgtcgtttttagagcggcggagttatgtcgcttcaaaacgacataatctcgccatgatcaacggcggagttatgtcgttttgaaacgacatatcttcccgcggatatatgtcgtttttagaacgcggagatatgtcgtttttagagcggcggagctatgtcgcttcaaaacgacataatctcgccatgatcaacggcggagttatgtcgttttgaaacgacatatcttcccgcggatatatgtcgtttttagagcgcggagatatgtcgtttttagagcggcggagctatgtcgcttcaaaacgacataatctcgccatgatcaacggcggagttatgtcgttttgaaacgacatatcttcacgcggatatatgtcgtttttagagttatgtcgcttcaaaacgacataatctcgccatgatcaacggcggagttatgtcgctttgaaacgacatatcttcacGCGGatgtatgtcgtttttagagcgcggagatatgtcgtttttagagcggcggagctatgtcgcttcaaaacgacataatctcgccatgatcaacggcggagttatgtcgttttgtaaatgacatatcttcgcgcggatatatgtcgtttttagagcgcggagatatgtcgtttttagagcgcggagatatgtcgtttttagagcggtggcGTTATgtcataatctcgccatgatcaacggcggagttatgtcgttttgaaacgacatatcttcccgcggatatatgtcgtttttagagcgcggagatatgtcgtttttagagcggcggagttatgtcgcttcaaaacgacataatctcgccatgatcaacggcggagttatgtcgttttgaaacgacatatcttcccgcggatatatgtcgattttagagcgcggagatatgtcgttttagagcggcggagttatgtcgcttcaaaacgacataatctcgccatgatcaacggcggagttatgtcgttttgaaacgacatatcttcccgcggatatatgtcgtttttagagcgcggagatatgtcgtttttagagcggcggagctatgtcgcttcaaaacgacataatctcgccatgatcaacggcggagttatgtcgttttgaaacgacatatcttcccgcggatatatgtcgtttttagaacgcggagatatgtcgtttttagagcggcggagttatgtcgcttcaaaacgacataatctcgccatgatcaacggcggagttatgtcgttttgaaacgacatatcttcccgcggatatatgtcgtttttagagcgcggagacatgtcgtttttagagcggcggagttatgtcgcttcaaaacgacataatctcgccatgatcaacggcggagttatgtcgttttgaaacgacatatcttcccgcggatatatgtcgattttagagcgcggagatatgtcgttttagagcggcggagttatgtcgcttcaaaacgacataatctcgccatgatcaacggcggagttatgtcgttttgaaacgacatatcttcccgcggatatatgtcgtttttagagcgcggagacatgtcgtttttagagcggcggagttatgtcgcttcaaaacgacataatctcgccatgatcaacggcggagttatgtcgttttgaaacgacatatcttcccgcggatatatgtcgtttttagagcgcggagatatgtcgtttttagagcggcggagttatgtcgcttcaaaacgacataatcttgccatgatcaacggcggagttatgtcgttttgaaacgagatatcttcgcgcggatatatgtcctttttagagcgcggatatatgtcctttttagagcgcggagatatgtcgtttttagagcggcggagttatgtcgcttcaaaacgacataatctcgccatgatcaacggcggagttatgtcgttttgaaacgagatatcttcgcgcggatatatgtcctttttagagcgcggatatatgtcctttttagagcgcggagatatgtcgtttttagagcggcggagttatgtcgcttcaaatcgacataatctcgccatgatcaacggcggagttatgtcgttttgaaacgacatatcttcccgcggatatatgtcgtttttagagcgcggagatatgtcgtttttagagcggcggagttatgtcgcttcaaaacgacataatctcgccatgatcaacggcggagttatgtcgttttgaaacgacatatcttcccgcggatatatgtcgtttttagagcgcggagatatgtcgtttttagagcggcggagttatgtcgcttcaaaacgacataatctcgccatgatcaacggcggagttatgtcgttttgaaacgacatatcttcccgcggatatatgtcgtttttagagcgcggagatatgtcgtttttagagcggcggagttatgtcgcttcaaaacgacataatctcgccatgatcaacggcggagttatgtcgttttgaaacgagatatcttcgcgcggatatatgtcctttttagagcgcggatatatgtcctttttagagcgcggagatatgtcgtttttagagcggcggagttatgtcgcttcaaaacgacataatctcgccatgatcaacggcggagttatgtcgttttgaaacgacatatcttcccgcggatatatgtcgtttttagagcgcggagatatgtcgtttttagagcggcggagttatgtcgcttcaaaacgacataatctcgccatgatcaacggcggagttatgtcgttttgaaacgacatatcttcccgcggatatatgtcctttttagagcgcggagatatgtcgtatttagagcggcggagttatgtcgcttcaaaacgacataatctcgccatgatcaacggcggagttatgtcgttttgaaacgagatatcttcgcgcggatatatttcctttttagagcgcggatatatgtcctttttagagcgcggagatatgtcgtttttagagcggcggagttatgtcgcttcaaaacgacataatctcgccatgatcaacggcggagttatgtcgttttgaaacgagatatcttcgcgcggatatatgtcgtttttagagcgcggatatatgtcctttttagagcgcggagatatgtcgtttttagagcggcggagttatgtcgcttcaaaacgacataatctcgccatgatcaacggcggtgttatgtcgttttcgaacGTCATAATTTCGCCAGAAAAAAGCGAAATAATTCCACCGGCAAAATGTActgggcggagatatgtcggtGGAGTTATGTTGGTATGCCAAGCGGAGAACCCTCTGCCAATATAGCATATCGAGTTGCCAACGTTTTCAGCAACTGTTTTGAAACATTAGccaagaataaaaaataaggaaTTTGGCTTTAAACAACGGCTTGCCAACCTTTAATATttctataccctgaacccattgaaaatgggtaaaaagggtatattgtatctgtgcaaagtgcaaatgtatgtaacaggcagaaggaagcatctccgaccccataaagtatatatattcttgatcagcattaatagccgagtcgatctagtccgtctgtccttctgtccgtctgtccgtccatccgtccgtccgtccatccgtccgtccgtctgtctgtctgtccgtatgtataaacgcaaggatctcaaaacctataagagctagagacttgaaattttagatataggtgctcctagtggcTGCGCTCctagtttgtttccgataatcgataacttactccgtttccaagcaatcgataaaaatcgatatcgatatcctgttttttgggcaattttggtaaataataagagccagaatcaccgaacttgacatatagcttctcaaatagaatatatgcatttgatgttgcaagtagagggttcagggtatcccctagtcgggagctcccgactatagCTTTATACTTGTTATATACTTCTGCAAGCGCCAAGTTTAGATCTGATTCTAAATATAAGTCAGTCGCAGGATTTAATGCTTTATTTCTATCAGAGATGAGCTTAAGGCCACGTGCTTGCCTCCTGGGCACTGGAAGTATAAGGACggaaatttcaataaaaacaacaagaaagcgTGCACCAGTCtagtgcccgactagcagtTACCCTGTGCCACCATGGACATGTGGATATGACCATGCTGAGCGACGCGCCGGATTCTGATCAGGAAAATATAAATcgtcttctgcctgttacatacatttgcacagaAACATTAAATCTCGATTTGGCCATTTGCAATGCGTACAGGGTATCCGAACAGATGCCCTAACCCTTtcactgttgctgttgtgctcTGTTTTCCGACAGAGTCCTGGCGCAGGACTCTGGAGCAAGTGGCAATTTTCCAATCAGcaaatgcattcaatttgatCAGCCAGCCGGagtggtgggcgtggcacgtgGGTACTAAATGCCATCTTGGCCACGCATGAAAACAATTGCCAACTAATAATCTCAGTTAATCTGCATGTGTGCGGCGCCTGGAGGGCATCTTGCCAGGAAAAGCACTTGTTGCCACACCCCGCACTCGGCACCCCCTTATCCATATCTATTCACCCCTTTTTTGGAGCCATGTTTATGGCCGTGGGATTTTAGCGAAATTGCAGTTTGCTCCTTTGGTTATAAAAGCGGCTGTCAGCAGCAATAAAGGCTCAGACGTTGCTTCAGCCTGCTTGTGTGTGGTTTGGCCGAAATAATTTTGGATTCTTGGCAAGtgtgaaaattaataaactaaataaaataaagaccTAAAAAGCTCCATAAGTATACTTACAGAATAAGGCTCAGAAAAGTTTACATTCgttgaaaacaaaaagtttactCAAGTTTCCATCAATTTTTTAAGTccgaatttttaaatttagtatTCAATTTAAGAAATGTTGGAATTATTTTTAAGAACTTTCGTTTTTCCAAATTTGTGCTTAACtctttttaaattaagtattATTTACACTTAATTTGAGAGTATTTTAAAGAAAGTAATAGCAATAtaacaatatgtatttatatttatatgtatagaCATATTTCTTCCTTAGAGTCTCCATTTGTCTCTGAGTGTATTCTctcttaattaattatatcTCTTCTTTAGAATCTGCTATCTAATCATGCTGCGTCTCTTGCTGCTGCCCCTGTTCCTGTTCACCCTGTCCATGGCTTGCATGGGGCAGACATTTCAGTATTCTCGCGGCTGGACCAATGGAAAACGGGCACCGCCCGCAGCTCTGGTGACCAATGGCCACAATCTGGGCCTATTGGACATTTACGATATTCAGGATAGGCCCACCGATATTAAACTGGAACGGTAAGCGCTTAATTAGTCTCTGTTTAGCATGAAATACACCTCCtcctcttctttttcttcttcttctacagCTGCCTGTTGCAACTGCAGCACTTTGTGGGCAACGCCCTGCTGCATCGGTCCTTTGCCAACGGATTAGCCTACAGTGCGAGCAGGCCCGACCCGGAAACGGACGTGCGCAGCATTAATATTCATTCGAGACCCGGCTCCGGTAACAACAATATTGAAAACAGTTTGTACCCGAACGTCAATCATCGTCAATCAAACGAGCTGTTCGAGGCCTTAAATGCGCCGGGCCCCGATGCGGTGGAGCCCAACGATTATGGCAAGCATTAAAGGCGGACAAGAATATAagtaaaatttgatttaattaataataactgTTATTAGCAAGAAATgctacaaaaatattaaaaaaaaggagaagaaGAAACTAATTGATAttggcaaaatgaaaatgtatttatttaggtATTATACCTAATATCGTTCAAGTTTTAatgttaataaaaaagaaaatggaaaatctgaagaaattattatttatattattattaatataatttgaaGTATATAAGTTACTTATACAATAGTGGCGCCATCtattaatttctataaaaagtAAGTGAATCAGTATAAGTACTGGTTGCTGCCTCAGTTAAATTGGTTTATGTTCCTGCTGAAACGTACGTGGCACCGTCTGCAGCTGGCGTGCACCAACCAGCTGTTTGAGACATATTGCTACAAATAACCGCAAAGACCTAAAACTAGGTTGATGCCTTGGTTAAATTGGTTTATGTTTGTGCTTAAACGTACGTAGCGCCATCTGCAGGGTATCTGTATAACGTTTTATGCAACTTTGCTTCACTCCGAAAGTTGGTTTGAACATAACCGCTACAAATAAACACCGTACAACAACAGTAATTTAGGATAAAGTAAACAAATCGTTTAAATGAACTTTTTAAGTTACTTACTAAGAAAACTgcttgtatttttaaatatctttatgtatacaaatatttaagcatCTATATAGTGTGATAATCAAGGTCTTTatctatgtaaatataaatatatgcataataaacataaatatataaaacttacagttcggttttttattttttccataTATCAGCTGGTTATGAAAAAGGCAGGATGAACGTTTAGATTAATTTATTGCTTGTGGTTAACTGAAGGGATGAGCTACAAGATGAACAAGTGAACTAGTTCGCAACTCAAAAATGAACTGAACTAGTTCAGCAAATAAAAGTAGAATTTATAGCTTCAACTAAAGAACTTCCAGCACATGCTCTACTAGGAGTAAAGTACTAAGTGTTGGTTGATCACCAACCGTTAACAAGCCAAGTGAATTGAACAGTTTACGAGTCaattctaaataaataataatgcttGAGGCCAACGTGCTAATCTCAAGTCTTATCATCAATCAAAAAAGCACTTGAGCACAGATGTAGGCCAGCTTTTTGGGGGAAAAGGAGTCAAATGATTATGATGGGCATTAAATCGAAACGGGTTAAGAAATCGATAGAATGGTATGCTAAAGCGGGAGTTTACGAAGATTGCCAAACAGACATTTCTTTGTAAACTCAGAGAAAAAATGAACCATTTCGGAAATTGCCGTTAATAGACATTATAGGACACTCAGAGAAAACATGAACAATTTCGTTCtcattgatttaaatataaactttaAAAACTGAGCAAGAAAT from Drosophila virilis strain 15010-1051.87 chromosome 2, Dvir_AGI_RSII-ME, whole genome shotgun sequence carries:
- the Crz gene encoding pro-corazonin — its product is MLRLLLLPLFLFTLSMACMGQTFQYSRGWTNGKRAPPAALVTNGHNLGLLDIYDIQDRPTDIKLERCLLQLQHFVGNALLHRSFANGLAYSASRPDPETDVRSINIHSRPGSGNNNIENSLYPNVNHRQSNELFEALNAPGPDAVEPNDYGKH